In Cotesia glomerata isolate CgM1 linkage group LG8, MPM_Cglom_v2.3, whole genome shotgun sequence, the sequence TTACAgcagttaaatatttatttaaatatgtttATAAAGGCCATGATAAAGCAGCAATAATAGTAAACGGAAGCATACCAAATACTACAGAAGAAGCTCATGCGTCCCATGATTCTCGTGATGACCCTGATAATTTCAATACCGTTAACGATTATGATGAAATACGTAATTTTGTTGATGCTCGTTACGTTGGGCCTGTAGAAGCTGTTTGGCGTATTATATCAAAAGATCTTCAAGACAAAATTCATTCTATCATTCGGTTACCAGTACATTTACCAAATGAACAAAGTATTActattaatgataattgtaCTAAAGAAGAACTTCAAGAGGCTTTAGAGAAAAAATCCatgttaattgatttttttaaattaaatgaacgTGATCCAAATGCGCGCCAATATGTTTATGGTGATATTCCAAATCattatgttttaaaaaaagacaATAAGACTAAAATTGCAAGTTGGCAACCACGAAAAAAACATCATAACGTTATTGGACGAATGTATTCAATTAGTCCTGCTCAAGTTGAATTATTTCATCTAAGATTATTATTGGTTCACATCAAAGGCGCAAAAAGTTTTGAAGAACTAAGAACAGTAAATGGAACTCTTTATGATTCTTTTACATCTACATGTTTAGCAGCTGGTCTGATAGAAGACGATCAAGAGTGGAGAAGAACATTAAATGAAGCAATAATATGGATGATGCCACGGCAATTACGCTGTTTATTTGTTCGCTGGTTATTAATTCATTGTCAGCCACTTCGACTAGAAGATTTATGGGAGGAATTTAAAGGATCTATGTCCGAAGATTATAAAAGACGTTTCAGAGCAGAAGAAGGAGAGAAAAAAGCTTACATTTACATCAATTCTATGCTGAATCGTGAAGGTCACAGTCTTTCGACGTTTCCCAATatgattcaaataaatgaaattgatGATGGATTACCAGATGGTGAACTATTGCAAACTGTAAACGCGAACGACTCACATACGTATTACAATAAACTAATGTCCGTCAAAAACAGGTAGTCAATTTTACATTAAGCTCAATTAAGAGTGAAAGGCTTTCGACATCGAATTGTATTTACATAGATGGACCTGCTGGGTCTGGAAAAACGTTTATTTATACAACTCTCTGtcatattctaaaaaatttaaacaaaaacgTCTGTACAATGGCATATACGGGTATTGCAGCAACCCTTTTACCTAACGGAAAAACCGTTCATAAAATGTTTGGGTTCCCTGTACCAATGTTCTCGGATTCATCCTCTTATATTAAACCTAATTCTAAGCAAGGTGAATGTTTGAAAAACattgatgtttttatttgGGATGAAGCTCCAATGTCGCCTAGATATGCACTAGAAATTATAGATCATACGTTGCGTCATATAATGGATAATGATATGCCTTTTGGCGGAAAAATGATGATTTTAGGAGGGGATTTTCGTCAATTACTTCCAGTTCAACCTCGGGTGACTCGAAGTGAAACTGttaatatttctattaaattcaGTTTATTATGAAGAGGTTTTCATCAGTTTTCATTAACACAAAATATGCGAGCATTACCTGAAGAAATAgaatttgtgaattttttattaaaaattggtaATGGAACCGTCAATAATATGAATGATGAAGTCAGTTTACCAGACTCATGTTTTAcatcaaataataatgatattgtaGAAAATGTATACGGTAGGATAATCAGAGAAAAATGTTATGATCAACTTACGTCTGCAGTCATTTTATCAGCAAGAAATATAGATGTggatgaaataaataaacaagtcATAGAACTCTTGGACTCtacaactgaaaaaattttcacagctGTTGACAGTACTGAAAACTGTGATAACGGAAACATCGATGATATAATTTTACCCGAATACTTAAATACTTTGAATCCACCTAATTTCCCGCTATATGAACTGAAATTACGACAATTTTCTATAGCGATGTtgattagaaatttaaacttaaGCGAAGGACTCTGTAATGGAACAAGGCTAATAATACTAGAATTAGGAGTTAATGTTTTAAGGTGTAAAATATTATCAGGTGACAGAGCTGGAGAGATTGTCTTTATAAACAGGTTAACATTGTATTGTGAAAACGAATATCCCTTTACTTTTAAAAGACGACAATTTCCCATTAAAATAGCATTCTGCATGACGATTAACAAAGCACAAGGTCaaacttttgataaaattgaGGTAGATCTTACtaaatatgtttttaatcATTGTCAACTTTATGTTGCATTTTCACGAGTACGTTCTTGGGCAGGCTTACAGGTATATTTAGCTTCTGAGAATCATAATAAAGTAGTTAAGAAcatagtttataaataaattttcacataaattttgaaatctgTATTCAACGATAGCCGAACAAAAATAATCTAACTAATAGATcttttaaataacttaattgATCCAACATAAAGAACCTATAAATTTCAATACAGaaagaatgaaaatatttcaatatttggaaataatcATTTTAGGAAATTAATACTGTAAttatatcaaatattaaaaacagtaTAAACTGATTAATTTCCGTGAACACGTTATATGCTTTACAATAAGGTTTGTCAACAGTTTCCACTAATATTTTATGTGAAAGAAGTTCATTGTTCTACACATCAAATAATGGAAACTTTTAGTGAAACAAATTGCACGATTTCTCCGATACACAGCATTATATGCTAATCAAAATCagaataagaaattttaatcaattatctgacacacacaaacacacacacacacacacacacacacccacacacacacacacacacacacacacacacacacacacacacatatgtACACCCGTGTTTTCAACGGAAGCACTGTTTTTCCGCACCTGTTTTagctgttttattatttttttcccgcctattttcaaaaaatatattataaaacacTAGCAAATAgacttaaaattaaacaatattataCACAGACATTcacataaaaaaacataaagtGTCATGATAATATACTATTTGTTATCTATCCCTCTTTCTCTATCATAATATCACACaaacacaaacacacacacacacacacacacacacacacacacacacacacacacacacacacacacacatgtaCACCCGTGTTTTCACCGGCAGGACTGTTTTTCCGCGTCTGTCTTCAGCTGTTTTTTTTTCCGCttcttttcaaaaaatttattgaaaaagattataacataaacataaaattaaacaatattatgTACAGACActcaaaaagaaaaacatcGAGTGTCATggtaatatactatttgtcTTCTGTCCCTCTCTCTTCATCTTAAGATCACACTcaaacacacatacatacatacacacaagCAGACAGAGACAGaatcacacacacatacaaacTCGTCATTTCGCGTTTACTCTTCCCAGTGAACACATGACCTCCATATGACGTCATAGGCAGGTCATATAGagatcattaaatttttacatagaTATGACATAAAAATGACTCTATTGATGACTTTGATATGATGTCATATAGTGTGACATAATTATGATATAGAACTGAcctaaaatttgacttttataTGACATCATAATGATGACTCAAATATTGCGTAAATATTATGTCATATTCATATTATATTGTGACGTCATATTAAAGCCAtgaatttatgtattatttacgTAAGAAATAAATCATACGATTACATAAATTACAAGTCATATTCTGACGTCAAAGTGATATAATAATACCGTCATATGCTTACATAAGACACGGCTCATATTTTTACGTACAATTAATGTACGATGAACGTCATACTTAAGCATTAGCTTCAGGTCATCTTCTTACATACAACTGAGGTAATGTTAATGTCATGACTGCATAAAAATAAACGGTATTCTTGTGTTAATAAAAGGTATTTTATGCTATGTATtatactattttatattttgtatcgATTTAATAATCGATAGTGTAATttcatgtaaaatttattaatttttatttttatttgtaatgtCCAAATTTTAGTAACCACAAATTATCTTTAAATGCAAacattaaatatacttttaaCGTTGAAAGGATTAggattattatataaataaaatgtataaactaatttcaaaatcaattattatattgtaataaaggtacagtaacaaaataatcactattaacatatgaaaaatataaacatttcgATTTTACAACGTCCGTTGTAACAGTTATCAATTCTGGATTAATACGCTTTTTTACTAAATACATATTCAAATCTTTAGAGTCACAGGGTTTTACAAATAGCGAATGAAAGTTAGAAAAAAGTTCGCCTTCTATTGTTATTTCATCATTGATAATATCTATGtgattaatcattaaaatatgattatttgataataaacaacaattttcattttttttttaattcaaggtGAAACCATTAAACtctaaagaattaattttaccataatctaattttttaatcagtggATATGATGGAACGAAATGATTTTTTACTGGCAAAGCATCTTCTTCATGAACACGATTAACTACTTGTTCTAAAGGTTTTGGTGCATCTTTGACTTTACTTTGGATGTTCGacatataattttcaaatttaaaagcaCTAAAATCGTCCAGTGGTCCAAATTTTTTGGCATCCTTGGCAAGATGAATCAAATTATGgacattatattatattgaatCCGAgccgaataaatttttgtagtcCTCAACGAACCACCTTAATAATTCATCagcataattattataaactagGTATCTTCGAGGATCACATAAAATTCTTATCGCAACACTTAGAGCCATAAAGTGATTGTAATATCGTGgtctcaaaatattttttaatattattggacctgtatataataaaaattgacgaCACTCTGTGGCTTTCCACTTTGCGACACTATCTAACAGTCTTGGTTTTCGTGCAAATTCAAGCGGAATACAAGTTTTCATGGCTTGTAGCGCCTCATTGAAATCTTCTATTCGAT encodes:
- the LOC123270086 gene encoding uncharacterized protein LOC123270086 produces the protein MRALPEEIEFVNFLLKIGNGTVNNMNDEVSLPDSCFTSNNNDIVENVYGRIIREKCYDQLTSAVILSARNIDVDEINKQVIELLDSTTEKIFTAVDSTENCDNGNIDDIILPEYLNTLNPPNFPLYELKLRQFSIAMLIRNLNLSEGLCNGTRLIILELGVNVLRCKILSGDRAGEIVFINRLTLYCENEYPFTFKRRQFPIKIAFCMTINKAQGQTFDKIEVDLTKYVFNHCQLYVAFSRVRSWAGLQVYLASENHNKVVKNIVYK